A genomic region of Candidatus Paceibacterota bacterium contains the following coding sequences:
- a CDS encoding elongation factor P, giving the protein MLEYNEVVEKKFIIHEGQPYEILNSHVFRKQQRKPVNAVKMKNMITGKVTEVSYHVSERVEEAEIDYKDAKFLYTNKGKFFFCDPKNPADRFEIGEDLIGTPGKFLKPNSEVETMIFEEKIIGVKIPIKVELKVTDAPPAVKGDTSSGGTKQITLETGAIILAPLFITEGELIAVNTETGDYAGRVNS; this is encoded by the coding sequence ATGCTTGAGTATAATGAAGTCGTAGAGAAGAAGTTTATAATTCATGAGGGTCAGCCTTATGAAATTTTAAATTCCCATGTTTTTAGAAAACAACAGAGAAAACCAGTAAATGCCGTGAAGATGAAGAATATGATTACAGGTAAAGTTACTGAGGTTTCTTATCATGTCTCTGAAAGGGTGGAGGAAGCGGAAATAGATTATAAGGATGCCAAGTTTTTATACACAAATAAAGGTAAATTTTTCTTCTGTGATCCAAAAAATCCGGCGGATAGATTTGAGATTGGTGAAGATCTTATCGGAACTCCAGGAAAGTTTTTGAAACCAAACAGTGAAGTTGAGACAATGATTTTTGAAGAAAAGATTATCGGAGTAAAGATACCTATAAAAGTAGAGCTGAAAGTGACAGATGCTCCTCCGGCAGTGAAAGGGGACACTTCAAGTGGTGGCACAAAACAGATTACTCTTGAGACCGGAGCTATTATCTTGGCACCACTGTTTATCACAGAAGGTGAATTGATCGCGGTAAATACAGAGACGGGGGATTATGCGGGGAGGGTCAATAGCTAG
- the rpsR gene encoding 30S ribosomal protein S18 translates to MKQCFFSQNNIKQIDYKDVELLKKFLNPHARVQGKKKTYVSARSQRQLAQAVKRARFMALIPYLAR, encoded by the coding sequence ATGAAGCAGTGCTTTTTTTCACAAAATAATATTAAACAAATAGACTACAAAGATGTAGAGCTTCTTAAGAAGTTCTTGAATCCCCATGCAAGAGTGCAGGGTAAAAAGAAGACTTATGTTTCTGCAAGAAGCCAAAGACAGCTCGCTCAAGCAGTAAAAAGAGCCAGATTTATGGCACTTATACCTTATCTAGCTCGCTAA
- the ssb gene encoding single-stranded DNA-binding protein: MYLNKAFVIGNLTRDPELKSLPSGIQVASFSVATNRVWKDKNGVKQESADFHNIVVFGRQAETTAQYLKKGSNVLVEGRMQTRSWETEGKKNYRTEIVADRVQFGPRVGGGGGIPSGKPVEASSTAPKAKAPEMDTIEYPTEEINPEDIPF; this comes from the coding sequence ATGTATTTAAACAAAGCATTTGTCATAGGGAATCTTACAAGAGATCCAGAACTCAAATCACTTCCATCTGGTATTCAGGTAGCATCATTTTCTGTCGCCACAAATAGAGTATGGAAAGACAAAAATGGTGTTAAGCAAGAATCTGCAGATTTTCACAACATAGTAGTATTTGGTAGACAGGCAGAGACCACAGCTCAATATTTGAAGAAGGGTAGCAATGTTTTGGTTGAAGGTAGAATGCAGACAAGAAGTTGGGAGACAGAAGGGAAGAAAAATTATAGGACGGAGATAGTAGCGGACAGAGTGCAGTTTGGGCCAAGAGTTGGTGGAGGTGGTGGTATCCCGTCAGGTAAGCCAGTAGAAGCAAGCTCAACGGCTCCAAAGGCGAAAGCACCAGAGATGGATACCATAGAATATCCAACAGAAGAGATTAATCCAGAAGACATTCCATTTTAA
- a CDS encoding 30S ribosomal protein S6: MSKKEKVVKNNEEKVYEIGYHVISSVAEEGIPAEVEKVKAILNKEKAEIISEEIPKLRPLAYSIKKAFGGQYKTFDKAYFGWIKFNLPLSGDITKIESALKGSDTLLRYLVIKTIRGNTMYSPKITVFSDKEAKIKPMAVKEAKEAKPASIEEIDKSIDELVSEEVKV, from the coding sequence ATGAGTAAAAAGGAAAAAGTAGTCAAAAATAACGAGGAAAAGGTATACGAAATCGGATACCATGTCATTTCTTCTGTTGCAGAAGAGGGAATACCCGCTGAAGTAGAGAAAGTAAAAGCCATCTTGAACAAAGAGAAAGCCGAAATCATATCCGAAGAAATTCCTAAACTAAGACCTCTTGCATATTCAATAAAGAAAGCCTTCGGAGGTCAGTATAAGACCTTTGATAAAGCATATTTTGGCTGGATTAAGTTTAATCTTCCCCTTAGCGGAGATATAACAAAGATAGAATCTGCGTTAAAAGGAAGTGATACTCTTTTGAGATATTTGGTAATAAAAACTATTAGAGGAAACACAATGTATTCTCCCAAGATTACAGTATTTTCTGACAAAGAAGCAAAGATAAAACCAATGGCAGTAAAAGAAGCGAAAGAAGCAAAGCCAGCATCTATCGAAGAAATAGATAAATCAATAGATGAGCTTGTGTCAGAAGAGGTAAAAGTATAA
- a CDS encoding pitrilysin family protein codes for MLYTKKILKNGLRIITIPMKENPTATVLVLVEAGSKYENKENNGISHFLEHMCFKGTVKRPTASDISKELDGIGSHYNAFTSQEYTGYYAKADYKNIDKILDVVSDIYLNPVFPEKEMEKEKGVIVEEINMINDIPQHKVQYEFLKLLYGNQPAGWSIAGPKENILKTKRADFIDYRNKHYVAKATTVIVAGRFNEKDIIKKITLAFKNVGKWKKEEKKKVIESQKAPQVSVFYKDTDQSHIVLGVRTFDTYNKYNGILRVLTAVLSGGMSSRLFQKMREDLGICYYVRAENDALTDHGVFGVSAGLDSKRIKEGITAILAELKKVKTELVGQDELNKVKQCLIGRLNLGLESSDDIADFYGFQEILRKDMKNPDDIIKEIKSVKAEDIKYVAERIFKNESLNLSIVGKFKDTKEFENILKF; via the coding sequence ATGTTATACACAAAGAAAATTCTAAAAAATGGTTTGAGGATTATCACTATTCCGATGAAGGAGAATCCGACAGCGACAGTGCTTGTCCTTGTCGAAGCCGGTTCAAAATATGAAAATAAAGAAAATAACGGCATTTCCCATTTTCTTGAGCATATGTGTTTCAAAGGCACAGTGAAGCGCCCCACTGCTTCAGATATTTCAAAAGAGCTAGATGGTATCGGCTCGCATTACAATGCTTTTACATCTCAAGAATACACAGGATATTATGCAAAGGCCGACTATAAGAATATAGATAAGATTTTGGATGTTGTATCTGATATTTATTTAAATCCCGTCTTTCCAGAAAAAGAAATGGAAAAGGAAAAGGGTGTGATTGTGGAGGAGATAAACATGATAAATGATATCCCACAGCACAAAGTTCAATATGAATTTCTAAAACTTCTCTATGGTAATCAGCCCGCTGGATGGAGTATAGCCGGCCCGAAAGAAAATATTTTGAAGACAAAACGCGCAGATTTTATAGACTACAGGAACAAGCACTATGTCGCCAAGGCTACCACCGTCATCGTTGCGGGTAGATTCAATGAAAAAGATATTATCAAGAAAATAACTCTCGCTTTCAAAAATGTCGGCAAGTGGAAGAAAGAAGAAAAGAAGAAAGTGATTGAATCTCAAAAAGCTCCGCAAGTTTCTGTATTTTATAAAGACACCGATCAGTCACATATAGTGCTTGGTGTTCGCACTTTTGATACTTACAATAAATATAACGGCATTTTGAGAGTGCTTACGGCTGTGCTTTCAGGAGGTATGAGCTCAAGACTTTTTCAGAAAATGAGAGAAGATCTTGGTATTTGTTATTATGTCCGTGCGGAGAACGATGCACTTACAGATCACGGTGTTTTTGGTGTCTCTGCTGGTCTTGATAGTAAGAGAATAAAAGAGGGGATTACAGCAATACTCGCCGAGCTTAAGAAGGTAAAGACAGAGCTTGTCGGTCAAGATGAATTGAATAAGGTTAAACAGTGCTTGATTGGCAGACTCAATCTTGGTCTTGAATCGTCAGATGATATTGCTGACTTTTATGGTTTTCAAGAAATTTTGAGAAAAGATATGAAAAATCCGGATGATATTATAAAAGAGATAAAGTCTGTAAAGGCAGAGGACATAAAATATGTTGCCGAAAGGATTTTCAAAAATGAAAGTTTGAATCTTTCAATCGTCGGTAAGTTCAAAGATACAAAAGAGTTTGAGAATATTTTGAAGTTTTAG
- a CDS encoding glycine--tRNA ligase, with translation MAKKEKTEGGVKMENIISLCKRRGFIFQGSEIYGGLAGTWDYGPLGVALKNNIRDAWWKKFVTDREDMYGVDASILMNQNVWKATGHVGNFSDPLSECKKCKKRFRTDQLEKPTKGGSASGGKCPDCGGEMGEERQFNMLFKTNVGALQDENSVSYLRPETAQGMFVNYKNIVDSFHPKLPFGMAQVGKAFRNEIAPRDFTFRSREFEQMEIEYLIKPEAWQETFEHFRKEMLDWTKEIGLRAEHVHEHEIPDADRAFYSKRTIDFEFDFPFGTSELYGLAYRTDYDLGRHSKSSGVDLIYLDEEKKEKITPHCIEPSLGLDRSVLAVLSDAYTEDELGGEKRIYLKIVPNIAPVKVAVFPLLKNKPQLVEKAREIYKDLKKEFGAVEFDDNGNIGKRYRRQDEIGTPFCVTIDFDTIEKDNSVTVRDRDTGKQERIDIKNLIEFLKEKLV, from the coding sequence ATGGCAAAAAAAGAAAAAACAGAAGGAGGTGTAAAGATGGAAAATATTATTTCTCTTTGTAAAAGAAGAGGTTTTATTTTTCAGGGCTCAGAAATATACGGCGGACTTGCCGGTACTTGGGACTATGGGCCACTTGGTGTAGCTTTGAAAAATAATATCCGCGATGCCTGGTGGAAGAAGTTTGTTACTGATAGAGAAGATATGTATGGTGTAGATGCTTCTATCCTTATGAATCAAAATGTCTGGAAAGCCACCGGCCACGTGGGCAACTTTTCTGACCCGCTTTCTGAGTGCAAGAAATGCAAGAAGAGATTTCGTACAGACCAGTTAGAAAAGCCCACCAAAGGCGGGTCCGCCTCAGGCGGAAAATGCCCTGACTGTGGCGGGGAGATGGGTGAGGAGAGGCAGTTTAATATGCTTTTCAAGACCAATGTCGGCGCACTTCAAGATGAGAATTCAGTGTCATATTTGAGACCAGAAACGGCTCAAGGCATGTTTGTAAATTATAAAAATATTGTAGATTCTTTTCATCCAAAGCTTCCTTTTGGTATGGCGCAGGTTGGTAAAGCATTTAGAAATGAAATAGCTCCAAGAGATTTTACTTTCCGCTCAAGAGAGTTTGAACAGATGGAGATAGAATATTTGATAAAGCCAGAAGCATGGCAGGAGACCTTTGAGCATTTTAGAAAAGAAATGCTTGATTGGACAAAAGAGATAGGTTTGAGAGCAGAGCATGTGCATGAACATGAAATACCAGATGCAGACAGAGCTTTTTATTCCAAACGCACTATAGATTTTGAATTTGATTTTCCTTTTGGCACAAGCGAGCTTTATGGTCTTGCATACAGGACAGATTATGATCTCGGTAGGCATTCGAAGAGTAGCGGAGTCGATTTGATATATCTTGATGAAGAGAAAAAAGAGAAAATCACGCCTCACTGCATAGAACCCTCACTAGGCCTTGATAGATCTGTGCTTGCTGTGCTTTCCGATGCTTATACAGAAGATGAGCTCGGTGGAGAAAAGAGAATTTATCTGAAAATCGTCCCTAATATTGCGCCGGTGAAAGTTGCGGTATTTCCGCTTCTGAAGAATAAACCGCAACTTGTGGAGAAAGCGAGAGAAATTTATAAAGATTTGAAAAAAGAATTCGGAGCAGTGGAGTTTGATGATAACGGCAATATCGGCAAAAGATATAGAAGGCAAGATGAAATAGGCACGCCGTTTTGCGTAACGATAGATTTTGACACTATTGAAAAAGATAATTCCGTGACGGTGAGAGATAGAGATACAGGAAAACAGGAGAGAATAGATATAAAAAACTTAATTGAATTTTTGAAAGAGAAATTAGTATAA
- a CDS encoding recombination protein O N-terminal domain-containing protein — protein MHHIYTTEAIIVRSIPMGEANRLYFLLTRDLGFIKATAQGVRLAKSKLKGHLQVFSLTKVSVVKGKDLWRITNAEAIVQNGVIKNKGKLTVLFNASALLLRLVHGEEKNERLFECVESAYILCRDADLSPDELKSVETLTVLRIMHFLGYIKKAEGLTSFAEGTNLTPEILSDFSSKNKIAVSEINRALKETHL, from the coding sequence ATGCACCATATCTACACCACCGAGGCCATAATCGTCCGAAGTATACCGATGGGGGAGGCGAATCGCTTGTATTTTTTGCTTACACGAGATTTGGGTTTTATAAAAGCGACGGCTCAAGGCGTACGACTAGCAAAATCAAAACTTAAGGGGCATTTGCAGGTCTTTTCACTGACGAAAGTTTCTGTGGTAAAAGGCAAAGACCTTTGGCGTATTACAAACGCCGAGGCGATAGTGCAAAATGGTGTTATAAAAAATAAAGGCAAGCTCACTGTGCTTTTCAATGCATCTGCTCTACTCTTACGCCTCGTTCACGGTGAAGAAAAAAATGAAAGACTTTTTGAATGTGTAGAATCTGCTTATATTTTATGCCGAGATGCCGACCTTTCTCCAGATGAGTTGAAGAGTGTCGAAACTCTGACAGTTTTGAGGATAATGCATTTCCTTGGATACATAAAAAAAGCCGAAGGGTTGACTAGTTTTGCAGAAGGTACGAATTTAACTCCTGAAATACTTTCTGACTTTTCATCCAAGAACAAAATAGCTGTGTCAGAAATAAACAGGGCACTCAAGGAAACCCACCTTTGA